The Daucus carota subsp. sativus chromosome 9, DH1 v3.0, whole genome shotgun sequence genome window below encodes:
- the LOC135149504 gene encoding uncharacterized protein LOC135149504 — translation MVLRSSKSPSKPSPPPRKRRFLQKISDSDSDEAPPPPPPAKKQRKKIKPTNITDLTVEPPQSEDLIQALIPFSDQPSSAEPVLIEPISAVPLETMAADIQMSESISECNDQPAVAKSDEMLKLNQESLIQHEDINAADTHVSDKTPDIPSQSEDAHIEEVPIAATSDAATEALASHTLSIFVNEDDDDDATEVTSVPIQTSASPTSDPVRESTPVRIDSPVHTLSPVRESTPTPVHASPIQHPISAQRKVCQLSYFKRMCRAPPPSVEDRLASIEATQTSMQHTLADLSSSVAQLVQVFTSTDVKKGEKISKDKCKSD, via the exons ATGGTTCTCAGATCTTCAAAGTCTCCAAGTAAACCATCTCCTCCtccaagaaaaagaagattcttgcagaaaatatcagactctgactctgatgaagcacctccacctcctccaccagctAAGAAACAGAggaagaagatcaagcccacTAATATAACTGACCTGACTGTTGAGccacctcagtcagaggatctCATACAGGCCttgatcccattctctgatcaacctTCAAGTGCAGAGCCAGTCCTGATTGAACCTATCTCTGCAGTTCCACTTGAAACAATGGCAGCTGACATTCAAATGTCAGAATCAATATCTGAATGTAATGATCAACCAGCAGTGGCCAAATCAGATGAAATGTTGAagttgaatcaggaatctctTATTCAACATGAAGACATCAATGCAGCTGATACTCATGTGTCAGATAAAACTCCTGATATTCCAAGccaatcagaagatgcacaTATAGAG gagGTTCCTATAGCTGCAACTTCTGATGCAGCTACAGAAGCTCTGGCATCTCATACTCTGAGTATATTTGTcaatgaggatgatgatgatgatgcaacagAGGTTACCTCTGTTCCAATTCAAACTTCTGCTTCTCCAACCTCTGATCCAGTCAGGGAATCAACTCCAGTCAGAATTGATTCTCCAGTACATACACTGTCACCAGTCAGAGAATCTACTCCTACTCCAGTTCATGCGTCTCCAATTCAACATCCCATTTCTGCACAGAGAAAAGTCTGTCAACTATCATATTTCAAGAGGATGTGCAGAGCTCCACCTCCATCTGTGGAAGACAGACTGGCCTCTATTGAGGCCACCCAAACATCAATGCAGCATACTCTGGCTgatttgagctcctctgtagctcagctggttcaagTTTTCACCTctactgatgtcaaaaagggggagaagatatctaaagacaaatgcaaatctGACTAG